A window of Marinobacter halotolerans genomic DNA:
TGCGCCGGGCACTGGAGCAACAGGAATTCGAACTCTATTTCCAGCCCATTGTTTCCACGGGCAGTGGTCAGTTGTCATCCGCCGAAGCGCTGTTGCGTTGGAATAACCCCAGCCTGGGCATGGTAATGCCGGACCGTTTCATACCCCTGGCCGAAGAAACCGGCCTGATTACGCCCATTGGCGAATGGGTACTGAAGGAGAGTTGCCTGGCCGCCATGCGCTGGCGCGAGCAGACGGGTATGAAGATCGGGATTGCGGTCAACGTTTCGCCCCGTCAGTTCCGGGACCCGTCATTCGTCCAGACCGTCATGCAGGCGCTTGAGCAGAGCGGCCTGGAGCCGGATCAACTGGAACTGGAAATTACTGAACGGCTGATCCTCGACAATACCATCGAAACCGCCGATATCCTCCGTGAACTCGACCAATCAGGAATCCGGCTTTCAGTGGATGATTTTGGTACCGGATATTCCGCACTCAGTTACCTGAAGAGCTACCCGTTCGATACACTGAAGATCGACAAATCCTTTGTTCAGGATGTCATGAAAGAAAACGACGATGCGTCGCTGGTCAAGGCCATTATCAATATGGCTCACAGCCTCGGCTTACGTGTCATTGCGGAAGGCGTGGAAGAAGAGGCCCAGACTCACTTCCTCGAAAAGGAAGGCTGTGACTTCTCCCAGGGCTACTACTACAGTCGCCCGCTGCCAGCGACAGATTTCGAGGCCTGGCTGGCCATCAATCACCGCGTATAAGTACCAAGTCAGAACTGCAGGAATGTCTCCGCCATGGAAGAAACGCTACTTGTCGTAAACTGCGGCAGCTCATCACTGAAACTTGCCCTGTTTGACGGTCAGCAACGGAAACTGGCCTCGGCCCTGGCCGAACGTCTGAATCAGTCAGACGCGTTTGCCCGGATTGAAGGCGACAAACAGGCAATTCATCTCGGGCCCGATGCCTCCCACGAACGCGCCCTTGAGGTCCTGGTGGCGGCATTAAGAGAACGGAATCTGATGGCTTCCGACCCGACTGCTATTGGCCATCGCGTTGTTCATGGCGGCGAAACCTTCCGCGAAGCGGCCCTGATCGACGATGACGTACTATCGGCTATCGACGAATGTGCCGGGCTTGCCCCACTGCACAACCCGGTCAACCTTGCGGGCATCCGCGCAACCCTTGAGCAATTTCCCGGAGTTCCACAGGCCGCGGTTTTCGATACTGCATTTCACCAGACACTCCCTGAACATGCGTACCTGTATGCCGTTCCAGGCAAGTGGTATCGCGAATGGGGGGTTCGTCGCTATGGCTTCCACGGCACCAGCCATTCATTCATGGCGACCGAAGCCGCCCGGATTCTTGACAGACCACCGGAACAAACCTCGATCATTTCCGCACATCTGGGGAATGGTTGCAGCATCACCGCCATCCGCGATGGCTGCAGTGTTGACACCAGTATGGGGCTGACACCACTTGAGGGCCTGGCGATGGGCACCCGCAGCGGCGACGTGGACCCCGGCCTGTTTGATTTTCTTCGCAGCAAAGGCATTGAGGCCGAGGAAGTCCATCGCTCCCTGAACCAGCAAAGCGGGCTGCTAGGGCTCTCCGAAAAGACCAACGATATGCGGACGCTCTGCGAGTCGGCCGATCAGGGCCATGCACCCTCCCGGACCGCTATTGAGGTTTTCTGTTTCCGTCTGGCACGGTACGTGGGCGCAATGATGGCCTCGCTGGATCGGCTGGACGCGCTGGTATTCACCGGCGGTATCGGTGAGAACAGTGCCCGCGTGAGGGAAAGAACCATCGCCCATCTGCAGCTTCTCGGTTTTCATCTGGACGCCAACCGGAATGACAGCCACGGTAAAAGCAGCAGCGGCCACATAGAAAGCGCCAATTCCCGCTTCCCGGTTCTGGTGATACCCACCAACGAAGAACTGGTTATTGCCCGGGAGGCCTCCCGACTGGCCAGCGCGCGGAACAAAACCTAACCATTTCCCATCATCAGGGACAGGATCATGGCAAAGAGTCTCTTTTTCTCGCCAACGTCTATGGATTCCGGGCTGACATCCGTCTGCCTGGGTATGCTGCGGGCTCTGGAGCGGGTCGGTGTAAGCGTGGGCTTCTACAAGCCTTTCAGCCAGTCGGTACACCGCGCGGAATCCGTGCATAACGATGGCCAGGATTCATCAGTCGCCTTCGTCCGGTCAAGCAGCCATCTTAACCCCCCGGACCCCATTCCGCTCAAGGAAGCACAGCAGCAGCTGAATCGTGGTAAATCCGATTACTTGCTGGAAACGGTGGTGGGTGAGTATCACAAAGTCGCCAGTCATTTCGACGTGGTGATTATTGAAGGCCTGGTCCCGGATCAGAACGAAGCTTATATCGCCCGCCTGAATGTGGAAGTAGCCCGCAATCTGGGTTCGGATGTGATTCTGGTCAGCACGCCGAAAGCGCTTGATGCGCCCGAGCTCGACGAGGAGCTTGATTTCTCTGCTCGTCTTTTCGCCGGCGCCAACGACCCTGATGTGATCGGAGTCGTGCTGAACAAGATTGGAGAACCCGAAAGATCCGGGCTCGAACCTCGATCGACCGCCGCCCGGCCTGTACTGCCAGCAATGGATTTTCGAGGGCGCTGCAAGGTTTTCAGTGAAGGCCGTTTCCGCCTTCTGGCGGAAATCCCCTGGCAACCGGAGCTTCTGGCCCCACGGGTATCTGACATTGCCCGGGAGCTGGAACTGCCCGTTCTCAGTGAAGGCCAGATGCATTCCCGGCGGGTACATAAGGTATCCGTTTGCGCCCGCAGTATCCGCAACATGACCGACACCCTGCGGCCCGGCACCCTGATGGTCACGCCCGGAGACCGGGAAGATATCATCGTGACCACCGCTCTGGCGGCTCTGAATGGTGTACCCCTCGCGGGCCTGATGCTCACCGGGGGGCTGATGCCTGACCAGCGGGTAATTGATCTTTGCCATCGCGCGCTGGATACCGGGCTGCCGGTACTTGGCTCCGATACCAACACCTATGAAACCGCTCATATGCTGGCAAACCTATCGTCAGCCACGCCCATTGACGATCCGGAACGCATTGAAAAGGTGATGGAGGCCGTAGCAACGCGGGTTGATACAGACTGGCTGCAGGCCCACCTCAAGGTGGAGCGTCAGAGCCGCCTTTCGCCTCCGGCCTTCCGCTATCAACTTTCCGAGCGTGCAAGGGCGGCCAACAAGCGAATCGTACTGCCGGAGGGAAGCGAACCCAGAACCGTTCAGGCTGCGATTATCAGTCACAAACACAAGCTTGCCCGGTGCGCGTTGATCGGCAATCCGGCTGAAATCCGCCGGGTGGCAGATTCCCAGGATCTGGAACTACCTGAGGACATCGAAATTATCGACCCCGCCGAGGTTCGCCAGCGTTATATCGATCCAATGGTGAAGCTCAGAAAGAACAAAGGCCTGGCACCGGATATGGCGGAAGCCATGCTGGAAGACAATGTGGTGCTCGGCACCATGATGGTCGCTTTGGACGAAGCTGACGGGCTGGTGTCCGGCGCTATTCACACCACCGCCAACACGGTGCGCCCTGCCCTGCAGCTGATCAAGACCCACGACCACGCCAAAGTGGTGTCATCCGTTTTCTTCATGCTCTTACCTCAGCAGGTGGTGGTGTACGGCGACTGCGCCATCAATCCGGACCCGAACGCGGAGGAACTGGCGGATATCGCAATCCAGAGTGCCGAATCCGCTGAGGCCTTCGGTATTGATCCCGTGGTCGCGATGATCAGCTACAGCACGGGAGAATCAGGAAGTGGGCAGGATGTGGATAAGGTCCGGGAAGCAACCCGCATTGCCCGGGAGCGACGCCCGGACCTGCTGATCGACGGTCCTCTGCAGTACGACGCCGCCGCTATCGAAAGCGTTGCCAAGAGCAAGGCCCCGGACAGCAAGGTTGCCGGCAAGGCAACGGTGTTTGTGTTCCCGGATCTGAATACCGGCAACACCACCTATAAGGCAGTCCAGCGCAGCGCCAACGTGGTCAGCATCGGCCCGATGCTGCAGGGGCTTCGAAAACCAGTAAACGACCTGTCACGGGGCGCGTTGGTGGAAGACATTGTCTTTACCATTGCGCTGACCGCTGTACAGGCCAAACAGGTTGAAGATGCGGGGCTGAGCAAGAGCTAGCGCTTGAGACTCTTCTGGCGCTTTTTCTTGGGGGCTGGCCCTTGCTTCTGGTCGTTATCCTTTTTCACCTTCTGACGCGGTGTCAGACGATCGACCTTCTTGGCGTAGGGGTTCTCGCCGGATTTGAACTCGAAGCGGATGGGTGAACCACTCACCTTCAGCACCTTGCGGAAGGTATTCTCAAGGTAACGCTTGTAGGCGCCCGGAAGGGAGTCCACCTGGTTGCCGTGAACCACAATCACCGGAGGATTGGAGCCACCCTGGTGGGCGTAGCGCAATTTGATACGGCGGCCCTGAACCAGTGGGGGCTGATGCTGGGCGGTTGCATCCTGCAGAATGGCTGTCAGCCGGTTGGTCGGCCACTTGGCCATGGCCGATTCGTAACAGGCCTCCACCGATTCATACATGACACCAACACCGGAGCCGTGCAGCGCCGAAATGTAGTGCTTGTCGGCGTAATCCAGAAAATCGAGGCGGCGGGCGACCTGTTCTTTCACTTTTGCCCGGTCGTCCGGGTCCATGCCGTCCCACTTGTTCACCGCAATAACCAGTGAGCGGCCAGCGTCCAGAACAAAACCGATAAGATGCAGATCCTGATCCACCAGCCCTTCCCGGGCATCAATCACCAGGATGACCACGTGGGCGTCTTCGATGGCTTTCAGGGTCTTGATGATCGAGAACTTCTCCACCACCTCGCTGACGTTCTTGCGACGACGAACACCGGCTGTATCAATCAACGTATATTGCTTGTCGTGCCTTTCATAAGGCACATAAACGCTGTCACGGGTGGTGCCGGGCATATCAAACACAATGACCCGCTCTTCGCCCAGCATGCGGTTGACCAGCGTGGACTTGCCAACGTTCGGGCGCCCGACAATACCTATACGGATTCCCGGATACTGATCGGCACGGTCCTGCTCGGCGCCATCTTCAAGGGCCGGTAGCAGAACCTCAAGCATGGAACGAATGCCCCGATTGTGGGAGGCGGCAATCAGGAAAGTGGACTCAAAACCCAGACCGTAAAAATCAGAGGCCGCAATGTCCGGGTCCTGGCCGTCGGTCTTGTTCACCACCAGGTGAGCG
This region includes:
- a CDS encoding acetate kinase is translated as MEETLLVVNCGSSSLKLALFDGQQRKLASALAERLNQSDAFARIEGDKQAIHLGPDASHERALEVLVAALRERNLMASDPTAIGHRVVHGGETFREAALIDDDVLSAIDECAGLAPLHNPVNLAGIRATLEQFPGVPQAAVFDTAFHQTLPEHAYLYAVPGKWYREWGVRRYGFHGTSHSFMATEAARILDRPPEQTSIISAHLGNGCSITAIRDGCSVDTSMGLTPLEGLAMGTRSGDVDPGLFDFLRSKGIEAEEVHRSLNQQSGLLGLSEKTNDMRTLCESADQGHAPSRTAIEVFCFRLARYVGAMMASLDRLDALVFTGGIGENSARVRERTIAHLQLLGFHLDANRNDSHGKSSSGHIESANSRFPVLVIPTNEELVIAREASRLASARNKT
- the pta gene encoding phosphate acetyltransferase, with amino-acid sequence MAKSLFFSPTSMDSGLTSVCLGMLRALERVGVSVGFYKPFSQSVHRAESVHNDGQDSSVAFVRSSSHLNPPDPIPLKEAQQQLNRGKSDYLLETVVGEYHKVASHFDVVIIEGLVPDQNEAYIARLNVEVARNLGSDVILVSTPKALDAPELDEELDFSARLFAGANDPDVIGVVLNKIGEPERSGLEPRSTAARPVLPAMDFRGRCKVFSEGRFRLLAEIPWQPELLAPRVSDIARELELPVLSEGQMHSRRVHKVSVCARSIRNMTDTLRPGTLMVTPGDREDIIVTTALAALNGVPLAGLMLTGGLMPDQRVIDLCHRALDTGLPVLGSDTNTYETAHMLANLSSATPIDDPERIEKVMEAVATRVDTDWLQAHLKVERQSRLSPPAFRYQLSERARAANKRIVLPEGSEPRTVQAAIISHKHKLARCALIGNPAEIRRVADSQDLELPEDIEIIDPAEVRQRYIDPMVKLRKNKGLAPDMAEAMLEDNVVLGTMMVALDEADGLVSGAIHTTANTVRPALQLIKTHDHAKVVSSVFFMLLPQQVVVYGDCAINPDPNAEELADIAIQSAESAEAFGIDPVVAMISYSTGESGSGQDVDKVREATRIARERRPDLLIDGPLQYDAAAIESVAKSKAPDSKVAGKATVFVFPDLNTGNTTYKAVQRSANVVSIGPMLQGLRKPVNDLSRGALVEDIVFTIALTAVQAKQVEDAGLSKS
- the der gene encoding ribosome biogenesis GTPase Der: MTPVIALVGRPNVGKSTLFNQMTRSRDALVADFPGLTRDRKYGEGNYEGQRFIAIDTGGLTGDEEGLDAEMARQSMLAVEEADIVLFLVDGKAGLNGGDEVIASHLRKTGKRAHLVVNKTDGQDPDIAASDFYGLGFESTFLIAASHNRGIRSMLEVLLPALEDGAEQDRADQYPGIRIGIVGRPNVGKSTLVNRMLGEERVIVFDMPGTTRDSVYVPYERHDKQYTLIDTAGVRRRKNVSEVVEKFSIIKTLKAIEDAHVVILVIDAREGLVDQDLHLIGFVLDAGRSLVIAVNKWDGMDPDDRAKVKEQVARRLDFLDYADKHYISALHGSGVGVMYESVEACYESAMAKWPTNRLTAILQDATAQHQPPLVQGRRIKLRYAHQGGSNPPVIVVHGNQVDSLPGAYKRYLENTFRKVLKVSGSPIRFEFKSGENPYAKKVDRLTPRQKVKKDNDQKQGPAPKKKRQKSLKR